The Corynebacterium jeddahense genome has a window encoding:
- the secF gene encoding protein translocase subunit SecF: MSSTKVASTENTGNTGNTENTRKVQSRRRDTEALHDGTSTIDFVGRRKLWYGITLALVVISLLAMLLRGFNMGIDFEGGTKMTMPADDLVAEEVEQTFTDATGVTPELTQIVGSGDARMLEINSEHLSQEQIDAARQAIYDEYQPEDFDGNPSPEAIGDSTVSESWGSTITNRMLLAMVVFLVAAAVYVALRLQREMALAAMAALLIDGVLILGFYALFGLEITPAMIIGFLTVLTFSLYDTVIVFDKVKENTAGILDSRRSTYAEEANLAVNQTVMRSISTSVISALPIIALMVVAVWMLGVGTLRDLAVIQLVGVIEGIFSSLFLATPLLVSIVNREKKYKEHNAEVEAYRSGAVEEEEEPVVVEKRQVAAPVSRAAGETRATGSSTWRPTNRG; encoded by the coding sequence ATGTCGAGCACCAAAGTCGCTTCCACAGAGAACACCGGGAACACCGGGAACACTGAGAACACGCGGAAGGTTCAGTCGCGCCGGCGCGACACCGAGGCGCTGCACGACGGCACGAGCACGATCGACTTCGTCGGCCGCCGCAAGCTTTGGTACGGCATCACGCTCGCGCTCGTCGTCATCTCGCTGCTCGCCATGCTGCTGCGCGGCTTCAACATGGGCATCGACTTCGAGGGCGGCACGAAGATGACCATGCCCGCGGACGACCTCGTGGCGGAGGAAGTCGAGCAGACGTTTACCGACGCCACCGGGGTCACCCCGGAGCTCACTCAGATCGTCGGCTCGGGTGACGCCCGTATGCTGGAGATCAACTCCGAGCACCTCTCGCAGGAGCAGATCGACGCCGCGCGCCAGGCGATCTACGACGAGTACCAGCCCGAAGATTTCGACGGCAACCCGAGCCCCGAGGCGATCGGTGACTCGACGGTGTCCGAGTCGTGGGGCTCCACCATCACCAACCGCATGCTGCTCGCGATGGTGGTCTTCCTCGTCGCCGCCGCCGTCTACGTTGCGCTGCGCCTGCAGCGCGAGATGGCGCTCGCCGCGATGGCGGCGCTGCTCATCGACGGCGTGCTCATCCTCGGCTTCTACGCCTTGTTCGGGCTCGAGATCACGCCGGCGATGATCATCGGCTTCCTCACCGTGCTCACCTTCTCGCTCTACGACACCGTCATCGTCTTCGACAAGGTGAAGGAGAACACGGCCGGAATCCTGGACTCCCGCCGGTCTACGTACGCGGAGGAGGCCAACCTCGCCGTGAATCAGACCGTGATGCGCTCGATCTCCACCTCCGTGATCTCCGCCCTGCCGATCATCGCGCTCATGGTCGTCGCCGTGTGGATGCTCGGCGTGGGCACCCTGCGCGACCTGGCGGTCATCCAGCTCGTCGGCGTGATCGAGGGCATCTTCTCCTCGCTGTTCCTCGCCACGCCGCTGCTCGTGTCCATCGTGAACCGCGAGAAGAAATACAAGGAGCACAACGCCGAGGTCGAAGCTTACCGCAGCGGGGCCGTCGAGGAAGAGGAGGAGCCTGTGGTCGTCGAGAAGCGGCAGGTGGCTGCTCCCGTGAGCCGTGCCGCCGGCGAGACCCGGGCGACGGGGTCGAGCACCTGGCGCCCGACGAACCGCGGGTAG
- the secD gene encoding protein translocase subunit SecD — protein MSNTTRRSGEAKRKRQWPARALALFAILVIGVYALVFFTGSKSPEPKLGIDLQGGTRVTLVPQGDNPTQDQLNDARNILENRVNGMGVSGASVVVDGNTIVIEAAGDDTSEIRNIGQTSQLFFRPVLQPPAADPAKVDDTIYDMTNEWVKYGVFSEQEGQAVLTQIASRKQAAEKQAKEAAEKGDKADGQDEAGKDVAPTESEQPSEPVDVPQLKEKPLPEPNGPVEATERRQETTDMLRRTRQSTDPNEQYAALTLMSARCMGQKTDLLAGSDRQDLPLVACDSNTGQALLLDEVPLLDGVTDPNGPRLTGEQIDTSRAITGGYNPKSNQMEISFAFSQAGEPNGSETWAKLTSEMLQKQIAITLDSQVISAPVIQGATPVGSATSITGSFTQAEAESLANNLRYGALPLSFAGENGEPGGTATTVPPSLGQASLKAGLYAGLVGLLLVALFVLAYYRLYGLISLLTLVASGALVYGTLVLLGRWIGYSLDLSGIAGLVIGIGATADSFVVIYERIKDEVRKGKTFRSASASGWDRAKDTVVTGNMVTLIAAVIIYFLAIGDVKGFAFTMGLTTIFDLVVTFLVTAPLLILASRSTFWSKPSVNGMGNAFRTAEQRRTAAQTSTEPAELVSAPAATIEEN, from the coding sequence GTGTCCAACACCACTCGGCGTTCCGGCGAGGCGAAACGAAAGCGGCAGTGGCCCGCGCGGGCGTTGGCGTTGTTCGCCATCCTGGTCATCGGCGTCTACGCGCTCGTGTTCTTTACCGGTTCGAAATCGCCGGAGCCGAAGCTCGGCATCGACCTGCAGGGTGGCACCCGCGTCACCCTCGTGCCGCAGGGCGATAACCCGACGCAGGACCAGTTGAACGACGCGCGCAACATCCTGGAAAACCGCGTGAACGGCATGGGTGTCTCGGGCGCGAGCGTGGTGGTGGACGGCAACACCATCGTCATCGAGGCGGCGGGTGACGATACGTCCGAGATCCGCAACATCGGCCAGACCTCGCAGCTGTTCTTCCGCCCGGTGCTCCAGCCGCCGGCCGCGGACCCCGCCAAGGTGGACGACACGATCTACGACATGACCAACGAGTGGGTGAAGTACGGCGTGTTCTCCGAGCAGGAGGGCCAGGCGGTGCTCACTCAGATCGCCTCGCGCAAGCAGGCGGCGGAGAAGCAGGCCAAGGAGGCCGCGGAGAAGGGTGACAAGGCCGACGGCCAGGACGAGGCGGGCAAGGATGTCGCCCCGACCGAGTCGGAGCAGCCGTCCGAGCCGGTGGACGTGCCGCAGCTCAAGGAGAAGCCGCTGCCGGAGCCGAACGGCCCGGTCGAGGCGACCGAGCGCCGCCAGGAGACGACGGACATGCTCCGCCGCACCCGCCAGTCCACGGACCCGAACGAGCAGTACGCGGCCCTGACGCTCATGTCCGCGCGCTGCATGGGCCAGAAGACGGACCTGCTCGCGGGTTCAGACCGCCAGGACCTCCCGCTCGTCGCCTGCGATTCGAACACCGGCCAGGCGCTGCTGCTCGACGAGGTTCCGCTTCTCGACGGCGTCACCGACCCGAACGGCCCGCGCCTGACCGGCGAGCAGATTGACACCTCCCGCGCGATCACGGGCGGCTACAACCCGAAGTCGAACCAGATGGAGATCAGCTTCGCGTTCAGCCAGGCCGGCGAGCCGAACGGCTCCGAGACGTGGGCGAAGCTCACGAGCGAGATGCTGCAGAAGCAGATCGCCATCACCCTCGACTCGCAGGTCATTTCCGCCCCGGTGATCCAGGGTGCGACGCCGGTCGGCTCGGCGACGTCGATCACCGGCAGCTTCACGCAGGCCGAGGCGGAGAGCCTGGCGAACAACCTGCGCTACGGCGCGCTGCCGCTGTCCTTCGCCGGCGAGAACGGCGAGCCGGGCGGCACGGCGACGACGGTGCCGCCGTCGCTCGGCCAGGCCTCGCTCAAGGCCGGCCTGTACGCGGGCCTGGTGGGCCTGCTCCTCGTCGCGCTGTTCGTCCTCGCGTACTACCGCCTCTACGGCCTCATCTCGCTGCTCACGCTCGTCGCCTCCGGCGCGCTGGTGTACGGCACGCTCGTGCTGCTCGGCCGCTGGATCGGTTACTCGCTCGACCTGTCCGGCATCGCCGGCCTGGTCATCGGCATCGGCGCGACGGCCGACTCGTTCGTGGTCATCTACGAGCGCATCAAGGACGAGGTGCGCAAGGGCAAGACGTTCCGCTCCGCCAGCGCGTCCGGCTGGGATCGCGCGAAGGACACGGTGGTCACGGGCAACATGGTCACCCTGATCGCCGCGGTGATCATCTACTTCCTCGCCATTGGCGACGTGAAGGGCTTCGCGTTCACGATGGGCCTGACCACCATCTTCGACCTCGTGGTCACCTTCCTGGTCACCGCGCCGCTGCTCATCCTCGCCTCGCGCAGCACATTCTGGTCCAAGCCCAGCGTCAACGGCATGGGCAACGCGTTCCGCACGGCTGAGCAGCGCCGCACGGCGGCGCAGACCTCTACGGAACCGGCGGAGCTCGTCTCCGCCCCGGCCGCAACGATTGAGGAGAACTAA
- the ruvB gene encoding Holliday junction branch migration DNA helicase RuvB yields MSDVEKTEFELPEGFAARGPSPIDAHAQADEHDVERSLRPKSINEFIGQPKVREQLNLVLAGARSRGVTPDHILLSGPPGLGKTTMAMIVAQELGTSLRMTSGPALERAGDLAAMLSNLMEGDVLFIDEIHRIARPAEEMLYMAMEDFRIDVIVGKGPGATSIPLEIPPFTLVGATTRAGMLTGPLRDRFGFTAQMEFYDVDDLTKVVSRAATILGVRIDPDAAVEIASRSRGTPRIANRLLRRVRDWADVHGDGHVDVAAARAALDVFDVDELGLDRLDRAVLDSLIRGHGGGPVGVGTLAIAVGEEPSTIEEVCEPYLVRAGLMSRTGRGRVATAAAWEHLSLQAPPDAPGQLPLY; encoded by the coding sequence ATGTCGGACGTGGAAAAGACCGAGTTCGAGCTGCCGGAGGGGTTCGCGGCACGGGGGCCTTCGCCTATCGACGCGCACGCGCAGGCCGACGAACACGACGTCGAGCGGTCGCTGCGCCCGAAATCGATCAACGAATTCATCGGCCAGCCGAAGGTGCGCGAGCAGCTCAACCTCGTGCTCGCCGGCGCGCGCAGCCGCGGCGTGACGCCGGACCACATCTTGCTGTCCGGCCCGCCCGGGCTGGGCAAGACCACGATGGCGATGATTGTGGCGCAGGAGCTGGGCACCTCGCTGCGCATGACGTCGGGCCCGGCGCTCGAGCGGGCGGGCGACCTCGCCGCGATGCTGTCGAACCTCATGGAGGGCGACGTCCTGTTCATCGACGAGATCCACCGCATCGCGCGCCCCGCCGAGGAGATGCTCTACATGGCGATGGAGGATTTCCGCATCGACGTCATCGTGGGCAAGGGGCCGGGCGCGACGTCGATCCCGCTGGAAATCCCGCCGTTTACGCTGGTCGGGGCGACCACGCGCGCGGGTATGCTCACCGGCCCGCTGCGCGACCGCTTCGGGTTCACGGCGCAGATGGAGTTCTACGACGTGGACGACCTGACCAAGGTGGTCAGCCGCGCCGCCACCATCCTCGGGGTGCGCATCGACCCGGACGCCGCGGTGGAGATCGCGTCGCGCTCGCGCGGCACGCCGCGTATCGCGAACCGGCTGCTGCGCCGCGTGCGAGACTGGGCTGACGTGCACGGCGACGGGCACGTCGACGTCGCCGCGGCGCGGGCCGCGCTCGACGTGTTCGACGTCGACGAGCTCGGGCTGGACCGGCTGGATCGGGCGGTGCTCGACTCGCTCATTCGGGGCCACGGCGGCGGGCCGGTAGGCGTCGGTACGCTGGCGATCGCCGTGGGGGAGGAGCCGAGCACCATCGAGGAGGTGTGCGAGCCGTACCTCGTGCGCGCTGGGTTGATGTCGCGCACCGGGCGCGGCCGCGTGGCGACGGCTGCCGCATGGGAGCACCTCAGCCTGCAGGCGCCGCCGGATGCGCCGGGCCAGCTGCCGCTCTACTAG
- a CDS encoding preprotein translocase subunit YajC has translation MEIVLLVVILAVFMLPSLLMGRAQKKRQSEVEAMRTAIQPGDRVVNVAGFHATVLENRGETMLVELAPGVEVEMESAGVMKRIEGPAGERPAVPSADTV, from the coding sequence ATGGAGATTGTTCTGCTCGTTGTCATCCTCGCCGTGTTCATGCTGCCGTCCCTGCTCATGGGGCGGGCCCAGAAGAAGCGGCAGTCCGAGGTCGAGGCCATGCGCACTGCGATCCAGCCGGGCGACCGCGTGGTCAACGTCGCCGGCTTCCACGCCACCGTGCTGGAAAACCGCGGGGAGACGATGCTCGTTGAGCTCGCGCCCGGCGTCGAGGTGGAGATGGAGTCCGCGGGTGTGATGAAGCGCATCGAGGGCCCGGCGGGGGAGCGTCCCGCCGTCCCGTCCGCGGACACCGTGTAA
- a CDS encoding RelA/SpoT family protein: MSDKPVKRSGPSVRSMSARLARSLTGSGRPRTNPVLDPLLSIHRQYHPKADAELLNRAYETAEHLHEGVFRKSGDPYITHPLAVATICAEIGMDTTTLVAALLHDTVEDTDFTLDDLTRDFGPEVAKLVNGVTKLDKVALGAAAEAETIRKMIVAMAEDPRVLVIKVADRLHNMRTMRFLPPEKQAKKAQETLDVIAPLAHRLGMASVKWELEDLAFAILQPKKYEEIVRLVADHAPSRDRALREITADLQRELAANGIEAEVMGRPKHYWSIYQKMSVRGHDFNEIFDLVGIRVLVDTVNDCYAAIGVVHSLYSAMPGRFKDYISNPKFGVYQSLHTTVMTPTGRPLEVQVRTHEMHYNAEFGVAAHWRYKETKGSHKGDQAEVDQMAWMRQLLDWQKEAADPNEFLDSLRYDLTSQQIFAFTPKGDVVDLPAGSTPVDFAYAVHTEVGHRCIGAKVNGKLVTLETELKSGDRVEIFTSKDQNAGPSRDWQDFVVSPRAKAKIRQWFAKERREEQLEAGRDALAAEVQRGGLPIHRLFTNESMRQVATRLHYADVDALYTAIGAGTVSAQHVARSLMDMFGGDEDAVDDLTARTPMSALVRPKAAGDGPGILVEGSPDVMAKLAKCCQPVPGDAIFGFVTRGGGVSVHRADCTNAAKLKAEPERLVDVAWASARSSRDASRATIQLEALDRNGLLTETTGVLSDAKLPILALSSQAGDDRIATIRLTIEVSDIKQLGSIMNQIRNIEGVFDVYRVTA; encoded by the coding sequence ATGTCCGATAAACCGGTGAAACGTTCTGGGCCGTCGGTGCGCAGCATGTCGGCCCGCCTCGCGCGCTCGTTGACCGGCAGCGGCCGTCCGCGCACGAACCCGGTGCTCGACCCGCTGCTGTCCATCCACCGCCAGTACCACCCGAAAGCGGACGCGGAACTGCTCAACCGCGCGTACGAGACAGCGGAGCACTTGCACGAGGGCGTGTTCCGCAAGTCGGGGGACCCGTACATCACGCACCCGTTGGCCGTCGCCACGATCTGCGCGGAGATCGGCATGGATACGACGACGCTCGTCGCCGCGCTGCTGCACGACACGGTGGAGGACACCGACTTCACGCTGGACGACCTCACCCGGGACTTCGGCCCGGAGGTGGCGAAGCTGGTCAACGGCGTGACCAAGCTGGACAAGGTCGCCCTCGGCGCGGCGGCCGAGGCGGAGACGATCCGCAAGATGATCGTGGCCATGGCGGAGGACCCGCGCGTGCTGGTGATCAAGGTGGCCGACCGCCTCCACAACATGCGCACCATGCGCTTCCTGCCGCCCGAGAAGCAGGCGAAAAAGGCGCAGGAGACGCTCGACGTCATCGCGCCGCTCGCGCACCGCCTCGGCATGGCGAGCGTGAAGTGGGAGCTCGAGGACCTCGCCTTCGCCATCCTGCAGCCGAAGAAGTACGAGGAGATCGTCCGTCTCGTCGCAGACCACGCCCCGTCGCGCGACCGCGCGCTGCGCGAGATCACCGCGGACCTCCAGCGCGAGCTCGCCGCGAACGGTATCGAGGCCGAGGTGATGGGGCGGCCGAAGCATTACTGGTCGATTTACCAGAAGATGTCGGTGCGCGGGCACGACTTCAACGAGATCTTCGACCTCGTGGGCATCCGCGTCCTCGTGGACACCGTGAACGACTGCTACGCGGCAATCGGCGTGGTGCACTCGCTGTACTCCGCGATGCCCGGGCGGTTCAAGGACTACATCTCGAACCCGAAGTTCGGCGTCTATCAGTCGCTGCACACGACGGTGATGACGCCGACGGGCCGCCCCCTCGAGGTGCAGGTGCGCACGCACGAGATGCACTACAACGCCGAGTTCGGCGTCGCGGCGCACTGGCGCTACAAGGAGACGAAAGGCTCGCACAAGGGCGACCAGGCCGAGGTGGACCAGATGGCGTGGATGCGCCAGCTGCTCGACTGGCAGAAGGAGGCCGCGGACCCGAACGAGTTCCTCGACTCGCTGCGCTACGACCTCACCAGCCAGCAGATCTTCGCGTTCACGCCGAAAGGCGACGTCGTCGATCTGCCCGCGGGATCGACGCCAGTGGACTTCGCCTACGCCGTGCACACTGAGGTCGGCCACCGGTGCATCGGCGCGAAGGTGAACGGCAAGCTTGTCACCCTCGAGACGGAGCTGAAGTCGGGCGACCGCGTCGAGATCTTCACGTCGAAAGACCAGAACGCCGGCCCGTCGCGGGACTGGCAGGACTTCGTCGTCTCCCCGCGGGCGAAGGCGAAGATCCGCCAGTGGTTTGCCAAGGAGCGCCGCGAAGAGCAGCTCGAGGCGGGCCGCGACGCGCTTGCCGCGGAAGTCCAGCGCGGCGGGCTGCCCATCCACCGCCTGTTCACGAACGAGTCGATGCGACAGGTGGCCACGCGCCTGCACTACGCGGACGTCGACGCCCTCTACACCGCGATCGGCGCCGGCACCGTCTCCGCGCAGCACGTCGCGCGCTCGCTCATGGACATGTTCGGCGGGGACGAGGACGCCGTCGACGACCTCACCGCGCGCACGCCGATGTCGGCGCTCGTGCGGCCGAAGGCGGCCGGCGACGGGCCGGGCATCCTCGTCGAGGGCAGCCCGGACGTCATGGCGAAGCTGGCCAAGTGCTGCCAGCCGGTGCCGGGCGACGCGATCTTCGGCTTTGTCACGCGCGGCGGGGGAGTCTCCGTCCACCGCGCGGACTGCACAAACGCGGCAAAGCTCAAGGCGGAGCCCGAGCGGCTTGTCGACGTCGCATGGGCGTCCGCCCGCTCCAGCCGCGATGCCTCGCGCGCGACGATCCAGCTCGAGGCGCTCGACCGCAACGGCCTGCTCACCGAGACAACGGGCGTGCTCTCGGACGCGAAGCTGCCGATCCTGGCGCTGTCGTCCCAGGCGGGCGACGACCGCATCGCGACGATCCGGCTCACCATCGAGGTCTCCGACATCAAGCAGCTCGGCTCGATCATGAACCAGATCCGCAACATCGAGGGTGTCTTCGACGTGTATCGCGTGACGGCTTAA
- a CDS encoding adenine phosphoribosyltransferase, translating into MAPTPINGKTYANAREALEHKIRHVPDFPEKGVLFEDLTPVLADPAALNVVIAEMAEASRALGADLVGGLDARGFLLGSAVAYEMGTGILAIRKKGKLPPPVITQEYTTEYSTAALEIPADGMDIAGKKIVLVDDVLATGGTLVAARDLIERAGGEVAGYVVVPEVAGLGGRDKLGSAPLVVLGEEKPDQA; encoded by the coding sequence ATGGCCCCGACACCGATCAACGGCAAGACGTACGCCAACGCACGCGAAGCGCTCGAGCACAAGATCCGCCACGTCCCCGACTTCCCGGAAAAGGGCGTGCTCTTCGAGGACCTCACCCCGGTGCTCGCCGACCCGGCGGCGCTCAACGTCGTTATCGCCGAAATGGCGGAGGCGAGCCGCGCACTCGGGGCCGACCTCGTCGGCGGCCTCGACGCGCGCGGGTTCCTCCTCGGCTCCGCCGTCGCCTACGAGATGGGCACCGGCATCCTCGCCATCCGCAAGAAGGGTAAGCTGCCGCCCCCTGTGATCACGCAGGAGTACACCACCGAGTACAGCACCGCTGCGCTGGAAATCCCCGCCGACGGCATGGACATCGCCGGCAAGAAGATCGTGCTTGTCGACGACGTGCTGGCCACCGGCGGCACCCTCGTGGCGGCGCGCGACCTCATCGAGCGCGCGGGCGGCGAGGTCGCCGGGTACGTCGTCGTCCCCGAGGTCGCGGGGCTGGGCGGGCGCGACAAGCTCGGCAGCGCACCCTTGGTGGTCCTCGGCGAGGAGAAGCCCGACCAGGCGTAG
- the ruvC gene encoding crossover junction endodeoxyribonuclease RuvC, translating to MHLEGLRVMGIDPGLTRCGLSVVQAGRGRQIIPVAVGVVRTPSTAELSERLLRISRAVGEWMDDYRPDVVAMERIFERGNVSTVMHTAHAVGVMVLAAAERGIPVHMYTPSEVKKAISGNGRADKKQMTAMITRILGLSEPPKPADAADALAIAVCHCWRAPLIARTTNLTQKAANI from the coding sequence GTGCATCTCGAGGGCCTGCGCGTCATGGGCATCGATCCGGGCCTGACCCGGTGCGGGCTGTCCGTCGTGCAGGCCGGCCGCGGCCGCCAGATCATCCCGGTCGCCGTCGGCGTCGTGCGCACACCGTCCACCGCCGAACTTTCGGAGCGGCTGCTGCGCATCTCGCGCGCCGTGGGCGAGTGGATGGACGACTACCGGCCGGACGTCGTCGCCATGGAGCGCATCTTCGAGCGCGGCAACGTCTCCACTGTCATGCACACCGCGCACGCGGTGGGGGTGATGGTCCTCGCCGCCGCGGAGCGCGGCATCCCGGTGCACATGTACACCCCGTCCGAGGTCAAAAAGGCCATCTCCGGCAACGGCCGGGCGGACAAGAAGCAAATGACCGCGATGATCACCCGCATCCTTGGGCTCTCGGAGCCGCCGAAGCCCGCGGACGCTGCGGACGCGCTGGCGATTGCGGTGTGCCACTGCTGGCGCGCCCCGCTCATCGCCCGCACGACCAACCTCACGCAGAAGGCGGCGAACATATGA
- the ruvA gene encoding Holliday junction branch migration protein RuvA, translated as MIDSLSGEVLSIGLDHAVIECAGVGYRFLATPHTLGRLARGQQARVLTTMVVKDDGVTLYGFGDTDAREMFHKLQTVSGLGPKLALAALSVFDAGELSSRIAAGDAKAVQSIPGVGKKMAERIVLELKDKVEAFLPPEPAGAAAGAASIRGGSSLASEQVVEALVGLGFPERSARPVVDALVEERPGEDTSVLLRAALSELGKK; from the coding sequence ATGATTGATTCTCTCTCCGGCGAAGTGCTTTCCATCGGCCTCGACCACGCGGTGATCGAGTGCGCCGGGGTCGGCTACCGGTTCCTCGCCACCCCGCATACGCTCGGCCGGCTCGCCCGCGGGCAGCAGGCGAGGGTGCTCACCACGATGGTGGTCAAGGACGACGGCGTGACGCTCTACGGCTTCGGCGACACGGACGCGCGCGAGATGTTCCACAAGCTCCAGACGGTCTCCGGGCTCGGGCCGAAGCTCGCGCTCGCCGCACTGTCGGTGTTCGACGCCGGCGAGCTCTCCTCGCGCATCGCGGCGGGCGACGCGAAGGCGGTGCAGTCCATCCCGGGCGTGGGCAAGAAGATGGCGGAGCGCATCGTGCTCGAGCTCAAGGACAAGGTAGAGGCGTTCCTCCCTCCCGAGCCGGCGGGGGCTGCCGCTGGTGCGGCGTCGATACGCGGGGGCTCCTCCCTCGCCTCCGAGCAGGTGGTGGAGGCGCTCGTGGGGCTCGGCTTCCCGGAGCGCAGCGCGCGCCCGGTCGTCGACGCGCTCGTGGAGGAGCGCCCGGGCGAGGACACCTCGGTGCTGCTGCGCGCAGCGCTGAGCGAGCTGGGAAAGAAGTAG
- a CDS encoding ABC transporter substrate-binding protein, whose translation MRRRMAAAAAAAALLLAGCSDHTEQQEATKQYFGYQAVSDLRSTNAGTLAGATDNAELLSGRLYPGVYVPGPSGEMIPNTDLVTTQVLPGDQRKVIYTLSDDAVFSDGTAVTCADYLLTFTAGQYPSLFGAHLPLFDDTADLSCTPGSKEFTVAFKERRGARWRGLFGAGTVMPAHAIAGKLGESVDQLIDDLRSDDFSRLKPVAQIWREGFDLAHFDPDLQVSFGPFKIAEVGERGEVHLVANEYYYGDAPQIPELVVWPGSADSGELAESGALRIGDLRDANPAWYDADAEGNRLKVTTEVGELTEVLSFEESGMWAEPANREAVSRCIDPRAVAQASGKVAGIEVPVAPLHVLQHGDPLAQRLADVATPHLDVDIAAASALSGSTLRVGYAHPDARLAAMVESMRRTCEPAGIQIVDATEGGKTLADLPRVDYDEWGNAEQQDGSVDAVIHAVDPMTEHPAANNRAQELAALRAQEGQLWKDLPSIPLAAQPRTFAIDGAVRNVVPYTGRAGIGWNMDRWQVQPDTTTTAN comes from the coding sequence ATGAGACGACGCATGGCCGCCGCGGCGGCCGCGGCAGCGCTGCTGCTCGCTGGCTGCTCGGACCACACCGAGCAGCAGGAGGCGACGAAGCAGTACTTCGGCTACCAGGCGGTGAGCGACCTTCGCTCGACGAACGCTGGCACGCTCGCCGGCGCGACGGACAACGCGGAGCTCCTCTCCGGCAGGCTTTATCCCGGCGTGTACGTGCCGGGGCCGAGCGGGGAGATGATCCCGAACACCGACCTGGTGACAACGCAGGTGCTGCCCGGGGACCAGCGCAAGGTGATCTACACCCTGTCCGACGACGCCGTGTTCTCCGACGGCACGGCAGTCACGTGCGCGGACTACCTGCTCACGTTCACCGCGGGGCAGTACCCGAGCCTCTTCGGGGCCCACCTGCCCCTCTTCGACGACACCGCCGACCTGAGCTGCACCCCCGGCTCGAAGGAATTCACCGTCGCGTTCAAGGAGCGCCGCGGCGCGCGCTGGCGTGGCCTTTTCGGCGCGGGGACGGTCATGCCGGCCCACGCAATCGCCGGGAAGCTGGGCGAGAGCGTCGATCAGCTTATCGACGACCTCCGGTCCGACGACTTCTCCCGCCTCAAGCCCGTGGCACAGATCTGGCGGGAGGGATTCGACCTCGCGCACTTCGACCCAGACCTGCAGGTCTCCTTCGGCCCGTTCAAGATCGCCGAGGTCGGCGAGCGCGGCGAGGTGCACCTCGTGGCCAACGAGTACTACTACGGCGACGCGCCGCAGATCCCGGAGCTCGTAGTGTGGCCCGGGTCGGCGGATTCGGGCGAGCTTGCGGAGTCCGGCGCGCTGCGTATCGGGGACCTGCGCGACGCCAACCCGGCGTGGTACGACGCGGACGCGGAGGGCAATCGCCTCAAGGTGACCACCGAGGTCGGTGAGCTCACCGAGGTGCTCTCCTTTGAGGAGTCCGGTATGTGGGCGGAGCCGGCGAACCGCGAGGCCGTCTCGCGCTGCATCGACCCCCGCGCGGTCGCGCAGGCGTCGGGCAAGGTCGCGGGTATCGAGGTCCCCGTCGCTCCGCTGCACGTCCTGCAGCACGGCGACCCGCTGGCGCAGCGGCTTGCCGACGTCGCTACGCCGCACCTCGACGTGGACATCGCGGCGGCCTCCGCGCTCTCCGGGTCCACCCTGCGCGTCGGGTACGCGCACCCGGACGCCCGCCTCGCCGCGATGGTCGAGTCCATGCGCCGCACGTGCGAGCCCGCCGGCATCCAGATCGTGGACGCGACGGAGGGCGGCAAGACGCTCGCCGACCTGCCGCGCGTGGACTACGACGAATGGGGCAATGCCGAGCAGCAGGACGGCTCCGTGGACGCCGTCATCCACGCGGTCGACCCGATGACGGAGCACCCGGCTGCGAACAACCGCGCCCAGGAGCTCGCGGCGCTGCGGGCGCAGGAGGGGCAGCTGTGGAAGGACCTGCCGTCCATCCCGCTTGCCGCCCAGCCGCGTACCTTCGCCATCGACGGTGCCGTGCGTAACGTGGTGCCGTACACGGGCCGTGCCGGCATCGGGTGGAACATGGACCGCTGGCAGGTGCAGCCCGACACCACGACAACCGCAAACTAG